The genomic DNA AACACATTGCTAAATGTGGCAGGAAAGACAAAAGATATGCTAAATTCACGGAAAGATCTACTTAACATCCTTGTCTACTTTTGCAGCAAAGTTTCTACTGGGATGATGCATATGGCGGAGAAGTGTACCATATGTGGTATCATGTTCTTGCTGGACGCCTTAGAGACATGATCTCAAAGGCCAAAGTTTCTGGCAATAAGCCAGAATGGATCAGTGGGGACATATGGGAGTTAATGGTAGAGTATTGGGGCACTGACGCAGCTCGAAAAAGGAGCAAGATAGCATCGGATAACCATTTGTCTTGCCGTGATGGGTTTGGTCCTCATGCTCACACTTCTGGTTCACGTTCGTACGACCAGCTCCGAGagttaattgtaattttttttaagttttccgCAATAATTATAGATCGAAGTTATAATGTAGCAGTTTAACCAGTTCCTTTAATTTGTAGCGACGCAAAGAAGGGATTGAGCCTTCCATGCTTCGTAATCTGAGAGAGACTCACCGCAAAGCTGATGGGACATATGTGAATGATAAGGCCAAGTCGATAGAAGAAGAGATACAAAGAGAGATTGATGCATTATCTCAAACCTCGGATGGCGCCTCACAAGGAGATTCTGATGGCACAGGTTTGACTCGACTTGATGAGGATGAGCTGTTCTATAAGGTAACATCAATCTCAGATTATAATTTACTACTTTTGTTGTCTGCAGTTAACACTTCGGCCTAACACTTATTAAGTAGTTCATGGAAGATATGTTAGTAACTAGTTTCGATTGCAGTGATGTTATTAACTAGTTTCGATCACATTGATGTTTATGTACACATATATCCTAACAATACTATATTATCTAGGTGGTACCTTCTCAGAATGGGAGGATCTTTGGTCTCGGGGGCCAAAACTACATACGTGAGCGTGGAGAAAGCTCAGCTGGTgcagtttcaagaatctctcttgaacGCCAACTGACTTCTCTTCAAGAGACACTGGCATCTGTGGTTGAGTTTATGAAACAATATATGCCAGAAGGGTCTGCAAGCACT from Camelina sativa cultivar DH55 chromosome 7, Cs, whole genome shotgun sequence includes the following:
- the LOC104701392 gene encoding uncharacterized protein LOC104701392; its protein translation is MWYHVLAGRLRDMISKAKVSGNKPEWISGDIWELMVEYWGTDAARKRSKIASDNHLSCRDGFGPHAHTSGSRSYDQLRELIRRKEGIEPSMLRNLRETHRKADGTYVNDKAKSIEEEIQREIDALSQTSDGASQGDSDGTGLTRLDEDELFYKVVPSQNGRIFGLGGQNYIRERGESSAGAVSRISLERQLTSLQETLASVVEFMKQYMPEGSASTFPSTQPTSATGASVTSPTQGNNMENRDANLDPPTDPSEMADDV